Within the Arachis duranensis cultivar V14167 chromosome 10, aradu.V14167.gnm2.J7QH, whole genome shotgun sequence genome, the region gctagtaaagaatttcacaattaagttctcgttgaaagtatagcttctaaaccaacaaagaatcctttcgtgcaaaagttttggttgtcacaagtaataaacccctaataaatatgataactgaagtatttaaacctcgggtcgtctctcaaaggaattacaGGAAAGTGTGCtcataattggttatggaaaggtatatttttggggtttttaagataagaagcaagaatagtaaatggtaatgaaaattaaatgactagaaaagctcttggcaaggaaaAGATTAATCGAAAGTTCTGTCCTTGTTGGATTTCCCAAGATTAATAGTAATATgttgttgtttctacttagttgACCCCCaaagaatgaaggaaagtcaaataagTTGAgagccaacttctattcacaagtcctaatccttcTAATTTAAGATTAGGATCATACGGCGTATTTGATTCTTTAATTGTGAGATGATCAAACTTTTCCAATACCTTTTTGATATAATGAGATTGACTTAAGATAAAGCCAACTTCATTCTTATGCACCTTTATGCCTAATATTGTATCAACTTCATTCAAACCCTTCATCTTGAAATTAGAAGTTAGATACTCCTTCGTTATACGAATTCCTTCTAAATTTGTTCCGATGATTAacatatcatcaacatataaaCAAATGATTACTCCATAATCTTTAGTAAATTTTGAGTAAATACATTTATCCGCACTATTATGTGAGAAGCCATTTGATAACACCACTGAATCAAACTTCTCATGCCATTGTTTAGGTGCTTGTTTTAGCCCACACAAGGACTTAATTAATTTGcaaacttttttttcatttccgGGTAGCACATAGCCTTCCGGTTGCTCTATATAAATTTCTTCATTAAGATTTCCATTTAGAAAAGCCgttttaacatccatttgatgtATATGAAGCTTATGTGTGGATGGTAATGCTATAAGAGCCCTAATAGAAGTCATTCTTACCACAGGTGCGTAGGTATCAAAATAGTCTAGACCTTCTTGTTGTCTAAACCCCTTGGCCACTAACCTTGCTTTAAAGATTTGTAATGAACCATCAGTATTATACTTTCTTCTAAATACCCACTTACATCCTATAGGCTTTGATCTTGGAGGCAAATCAACCAAGACCCAAGTATTGTTAGATAATATTGAGTCCATTTCATCATTTATTACTTCTTTCcaaaaaatagaatcttttGAAGCCATAGCCTCTTTGAATGTTTGAGGATCACCCTCTATATTCATAACAATAGGAATCTTGTTTCTTACAGAATTCTAAGTTCCTTATACCAAAAAGGTGATAGtctgagaagaaataaaatctaGACCTaagtccttttcttttcttactctcAGGCTCTTCCTTGGTTCAATAAACTTTTTGTCGCTtagacatttattattttgattatttatttcttgtaaAATATTAGTCTCATTTTGGGGATACTCTGAATTAGAAGttgaatcattgataaatttattttcaataaattctaCTTCTCTTGATTCAACAACTACATTAAGTACTAAGTCTAATATTCTATATGCTTTAGAATTTTGAGCATATCCTATTAAAGTGCCTCTTATGGCTCTTGGCCCCAATTTGGTTCTCTTTTGATCAGGAACTCGATAAAAGGCTAAACACCCCCACACtttaagataatttaaattaggTTTTCTTCCTTTCTAAATTTCATAAGGAGAAACCTTTCTATGTCTTGATGGTATTCTATTATGTATATGACATGATGTCAATAATGCTTCACCCGATAATTGTAAGGCAATTTTGCATTTAGTAATATTGAATTAACCATATCCACTAAGGTACGGTTTTTTCTTTCCGCCAAACCATTTTTTTGCGAGTATATGGAGCGAAAGATTCATGTACAATATCATGTAATTCACAAAAGTGATCAAATTCATTAGAAAAATATTCTCCACCTCGATCACTACGaagaacttttattttcttattatgcATATTTTCTACTTccattttatatttcttaaacATTTCAAAAGCTTCATCTTTATTTCTAAGCAAATACACATAAGTAAATCTAGAACAATCATcattaaaagttataaaagaacTTTTTCCTCCTCTAGTAATATTGCCATTTAGTTCACAAATATCACTATGAATCAACTCCAATAACTGTGTATTTCTTTCAACTTTAAGAAAAGGTTTCTTAGTAATTTTGGATTGTATGCAAATATCACATTTCTTATTAAAATCCTTGTTACTAAGATCAATATAGTTATTCTTTTGCATATATTCAATTGATTTGTAATTTAAGGGTGCTAATCTACTATGCCATAAATCACAAGaatcaacaatatataatgaaaTATTCACTTTATTAATACTAAGTTTAAACATGTCTTCAGTACAATATTCTTTTCCTACAAATACATCATTCTTAAGCAATATCACTTTATCGGATTCCATTACAACTTTGAATCCTTTCTTACACAAGAGACTAATAGAAACtaaattttttctcaaatttggAACATGAAGTGCATTTATtaaacttaatttctttccagaTGTAAAATTCAATTCCACAGTTCCTTGACCACAAACTTTGGCTGAGTTGTCATTACCCATTAAGACCTCTCTATTGTTCACTTCTTCATATATTTTGAATTGGTTGCGATCATTGCAAATGTGAACAGTAGCCCTTGAATCTAACCACCATTCAAGTGATTTTCCTTGTGTTGCTATGTTAACTTTTGTAACCATGCCAATATGCATATTTTGTACTTTTTCTACAACCATAGCAATTAGATCCTTCTCTTCCACTAAGTTGGTCTTTGGTACTTCCTTTTTCAGAAGTCTACATTCTTTGATATAGTGTCCTTTCTTGTGACAATGATGAAACTCTCTTTGTCTCTTCTTATCTTGCTTTGAATCTTTAGagaactttcttttcttcttattggtGTTGTTTTCACCAATATGATTCACTTTAGAACTTTGAGAAAGATACACAACATCACGTTTTCGAGTTTTCTCCTCTATACGTATATGCCTTAGTAATTTCTCAATTGTGAAGTCCTCACTAAGATGTAAAAGTTTCTTCCTATAACAATTCCAATatgaaggcaattttgaaataattgctCCAACATGTAATGATTCAGGGATCACCACTTGTAGATCACGAAGTCTACTTACAAGGATTTGTAATTCGTGAATTTGATCCATGACAGGCATAGTatcattcataataaattcaaaatatttcttCATAATAAACTTATCTGTTCCTTGTCGTTCGGTATTATACTTTTCTTCTAAAGATTTCCAAATCTCTAAGGTTGATTGAATTGACATGTAGAGATCATAAAGTTGGTCGGATAAAGTATTGAGAATATGACCTCGACATGTAAAAGTATTTTCGTCAcgtttctttttcaattgaacaatattttctttctctttcggTGTAGAATTTTCAGTGACATCGGCAATTGGTGTAGTCTTTGGGTCAATCACATATACAAGATTGAGAAGTGAAAGAAGAAACATCATCTTGTCTTTCCAACGGTTGAAGTTTGTTCCATCAAAGCGATCTAATTTGACAAACTCTTGATTTATGACCTTGAACGTAGTGATTTGATCTCGTGCCATCTTCAAGAAatatctctctaaaattgttggATATATTAGTATGAGAAGATGACAAAATCTTATATTTGTGTAGTGGTTTCAAGGCACGATTAGATCGCTTTCTTTAAAGAGATATTTGTCCCCATACTTAGTTGCTATAGGGTTGATGACAATACTCTCCTAGGATACAATGAAACTtaagaatttcttaattagcaatagtaaaaaattctcaactctcttgaacaaagaaaatttCTTAATAGTTGATTAAAATGTACACTTAGTACTTATCTTTCTAAAATAGTGGATAAGgacttatttatacatattgcaCGTAGCAATTATGATTAGTTACGTATATAAATGGTTGTGTCTTTTCTATTGCCAATAGATACAATATTTTGAACATACACAATTCTTAAAGAGTTGTGTCCCTTTAGCCAATAGACACAATATTTTGAACATACACAATTTTTAAAAGGTTGTGTCCCTTCAACCAAATGGTACTAAACGATTAGTAAccgtttattaatattaataataatattaataataatatcaataatattaataatattaattaatcaaatttgtaaatTCCCTTCATTATAGAAATGGTGGTATTAGTTACAAGAAgatctcaaaaataaaattgatgctAAAGAGATACTGTCCAAAACAATGATTCTGACTTGATTACTGTGAAGGACAAGGAATGAGACCATATCTAGAGACACGAGAAGAGCCCCTCACAAATTGTTGCAGCGTCTATATTGAAAAAGTTCAAACTAAAAGATGAcatgcttttctctttcttcttcttctttttttttcttttttttattttttttcaaaatctattcatattttttgtttttttactgGTTGTTTTCATATTCTTATGATTAGGAGATCTCTAATTTACCTTTGATGTTGGATGTCTTTGTAAcggaaattatttttaatataaaaattgaaattgtgTTTTAGTTGAATATTGACATATAaagtatattataatattatagaaATAATTCAACACGCTCTTCGCGTGTTGGTTAGGATATTGCCAGGTGGATAACAGACTCTTTACGTGTTGTAATTTCACGTGTTGACTCTTCACCTACAAAATCTACCTACttataaatatatcaaataattctatttccaacaaaaaaactaatatctttttcatataaaaaaaattagtctccTTGTaaggaatttttattttttttagtaaattaaaatctatctttaaaaaaaattgctgCACATaaacattaatttaatttaaataaaagtaaacgattaaattaatttcagcaaattttaaataaaatattttaatttttaataaaattttattgctcccaatatttctaaaaattactCAAGTAAAGTATGTTagttttctattattttcaattaaattttaatacgtGATTCGACAGATAATTTATAATGAATTTTATCATAACATCATTAAATAAAAGATTATGATAATATAATTTAGTTTCTTTCGAAAGGTCAAATGAACTAATTCAACtagcaaaaataatttttgagaaggtttaattattttgttgatctctatagttttgcgaaatttttaattagatttttatatttttttttaattgagtcactgaatcaaatttttcttcaattgagttttttatgaaaataattggcttaattgtataaagacccaactaaaaaaattggtgtagaaactcaaataaaaaaaaaaaacataaaaatttaattaaaaaaaatttggtacaaagactcaattaaaaaaatatataaaaacctaataaaaacctaattataaaagattcaaaatttgttggaaaaaaatatgaaatctaAAATTTCTTAGATCAATTAAGATAACTAAAGAAAATCTCTGTAACAACATTACATGGTTTTGGGAAAACCAAATATTCCCTAAATGCCATTAAATCCAAGGCACGATTTCTGCCAACGAAAACAAGCAATATTGGCACCAAAACAGATTAAATTCCAAGCACGATTTTTACACTTCCTTTTATAAACCCTAATCAAACAAACCTCCCGCATTTCACTTTCTGTATCTGACCATTTCTAATTCTGTCTCTCTCTAACACCCGCCCACAcacactcactcactcactctgTCACTCACTTACCCTTTCCCTCTCTTCTGCGATGCGTCCGTCGCAGCCCCGCCGCCTTCCACCCAAGGCCGCCTCTCTCGACCCCAAAATCTGGCGTGCATGCGCCGGAGCATCCGTTCACATCCCCGCCGTGCATTCTAGGGTTTACTACTTTCCGCAGGGCCATCTTGAACAAGCCTTCCCCCCTTCCCTTCACAACAACCACCACAACCATCACCTGAACCCTCTCATTCGCACACTCCCGTTCGTCCTTTGCCGCGTCTCTTCCGTTCAATTCCTCGCCGATCCCCTCTCCGACGAGGTATTCGCTAAGCTCCTGCTAAGTCCCATAGCCGCCGACGATCGTTCCTCCTCAACCAGCGAGGATCGACTCGACTTCAACGCCGACCCGCCGGTACAGGTTCTCTCCGTCACCGACGTTCACGGCGCCACCTGGGACTTTCGTCACATTTACCGTGGAACCCCCCGGCGGCACCTCCTGACAACCGGTTGGAGCAAGTTCGTGAACCACAAGAAGCTCGTCGCCGGTGACTCCGTCGTGTTTTTGAAAAACTCCCAGGGCTCCTTGTTCGTCGGCATTAGGCGTACCTTGCGATTCTCTGCCGTGCTGAAGGAGGATCGAGACCCGTGGctggaggaagaggaggaagaggataACAGCAGTGATCCTCCGGTGTTTACGAGGGACGGGAGGGGGAAGGTGACGTTGAAGGCGGTTGCAGAGGCTGCGGAATTGGCGGCGAGGACCATGCCGTTCGAGGTAGTATATTATCCAAGGGCTGGGTGGTCGGATTTCGTGGTGAAGGCTGAGGCTGTTGAGGCAGCAATGAAGGCGGGTTGGTGTCCTGGAATGAGAGTGAAAATGGCTGTGGAGACTGAGGATGCTTCTAGAATGACCTGGTTTCAGGGGACGGTGTCTTCAGCCTCGGTTCCTGATAATGGGCCTTGGAGGGGTTCTCCTTGGCGTATGCTTCAGGTTTGCTATTTGCCTAAGCTAATGAATGCCGTTGCTTTGTTTTTCAGATGTGTTATTATATGTTTGTTGCGTCCATGGAATTGATAAGGCCCCGTTAAGTAACCGCCCATGATAGAAATAGTGATAAATAATCGATTGACACAAACTTGTATATTTTGGAGACAAGGACAACGGAcacaacttttttcttttcttgtctaCTCTAATCCCAGTGTCTTTGTATATATGTCCTCGAAAATTTACCAATCACCTGTTAAATGTTTTGCGTGGATATCAGATGATCGGTTTTGACCcacaaaaaaagggaaaaaaaattctaatgatCAAATGGAACATAATGGAATGGAATATAACGGATAGGGTGGAATGGCATGAAGATTTAGTTGGAATGGATTAAGATCGGTGTTCTGTTTCATTTCCCTTCTATTCTATTTCGTTCTGTTCCATCCATCTCATCTATACAAACAAAGCACTGTTGATAGCTGATAAGAGAGTTTGATGGAGAGTTGAGATTGGAAATCAGACACATGTTGAGGTAATATGGAAGTTGTGTGTAAGTAGTTACAAATGCCAAGTCTTATTTAAGTTGAGTTTGTGCAGAAAGAAACATGATGCTTAGGGATCTAGAGCTGTTTTCTGTGTTCTACTAATAGATAGTATTCATCCATGCATGTATAGTCTAGGATTGAATTTTGCCACTAATAGCATATTGAACATGGGTATTTATggttagataaataaaaaaaaaataaaaaagccaaAAGTGGGCAACTTAGTAACATCGTTTGGAATGGTAAGCCTTTGAATCAGAGAGGTTACAAAATTTGATACACCGTATCCTGCAACGGATCTTGAACCCTTATGTACCCAGATTGCATACGTGGTTATACTTGCATTCTCAAATTCTTGATAAGCATTACTGGAAATCTCTCTCTTCATGCATGTATCTGGATGTGTTAGATTATGCTGGGTAAATTCCAAGGATGATCATTTTTTCCTGCAGTTTCTTATTAATTGATATTTATAGTGTTATATGTGAgaacaatttctttttcatactaaaaaaatttttctactGTGCTATCTAGATTCTATAGTTTATCATCTATCTCAGCTGACTGATGTTGGCTTCTTACCATTCATGATCTCAATCTTATAGGTTACATGGGACGAACCTGAGGTCCTGCAGAATGCAAAGCGAATCAGTCCGTGGCAGGTGGAACTTATTTCCACCACACCTACACTGCATACAGTGTTTCCCCCCACAAAAAAGTTTAGAGCTGGGGCATTAAGTGATTTAGAAGGAGACCCTTACTTCCCTATAGCAGGGTTCACTAACTCAACAATGGAACACCTGAGTCAAACATTGTTGGGTTATAATACTTTTCCTGCTGGCATGCAGGGAGCCAGGCATGATCTATTTTCTCCATCAAGTTTTTCCAACTTTTTAAATGATAACTCTCATCTGCATATGGGTAGCAGTTTCTTTGGGAAGACTACAGAGCCTATGTTAAGTACTGTGTCAACAGAGTTAAACATTGGCAACTGCCAATCTGGCGATCTGTCACCAGATAGCCCAAGTAGTTTGCGTTCATTTGGCCCAGAGTTTACTGGGACCAACAATAGCAACGTCCCGAAAATTGGTTCTGGTTCATTTCTGCTGTTTGGTAAGATCATAAAACCTGTTGAGGTTGAGTTGCATGATGCTGGTTGCATTGCAGATGATGGCTGTAAGAGCAGCACTGAAACTGAATGCATTGACAAGCCAGTGGGTCATTCTTTGACTTACTCAACATTGCTCAGGCTTGATGTAGAAAGCCAACAACCCTCACAAGTTGAGGCATGTTATCTGTGAAGTTGTGATGGAGATATGTAGCTGTACAGGTATGCTTATATATCTCGGTGTGTGATCAGTTATCACTACTCCTCTATGaatgatttattgaaaaagttATAATCACTGAAGGgattaattttatccttttgcTGTTTATTTGCTCTGCTGCACTGTCTCAAATCCACAAATCATATTTGAAGTATACCTTAATAATGATGGCCTGGTTATTCTGACTTCTGACTATTCCATAAACATCTACTTTCCTCTAAGGAGTGCTTGTGGTCTCATATTTGATTAGATCATGTTAATATTATTCTAAGCTGCTGAGTATTATGAGAATTGGTTCATTATATGCATGTTTCTGAGTTGAAAAGTTTTCATAAATCTATTTACACAATatcttttctaaattattttttgagaaatgcaACTTAAAACTGGAGCTTTTCATTTCATGAAATTCAATTGGAATTTATGATTTAGTTTAGGTTTAGTTTTTGTTTCCTATTCCATTCTCTAATTACAATCTTCAGCTTTTAAGATTatgaagaaaataattaaacaagaTATTCCTGTTCTCATTTTTCAGTTCAAGTTTTACTATCTTTTCCATACAACTCTGAAAAGCATGAAATAGATACCAAAGGAATCCCTATAATTCTTGCTTGAATTGTGTTTGCTCTCTATGTTAGATGAATAAAATTTCTTTCAGCGTTTGTAATTTCTCCTGATTGTGATGATGGCCTTTCGTGCAGGTAATTAAAGTGTACGCAGgcagaaggagagagagagaggctgtGAATCTGTGATTACTCTGTTGACCTATTAGTGGTAAACTTGTAATGTATATGTTTGCCGTTGAtgctttgtttgttttcttCCAACTTGAAAGATTGAAACAAACTAGCTGATACTCGGTTTGTTTGTGACGTGATATTTGACGAACTGTGAAATGCTTCCACTGGTTTTCTGTCGTACATATTGTTGAGTACTAAGTTTCCAAAACCAATATAATTACTTAGTTGTAAGAACGAGCCATGAACTGAAACATTCAAACCAAACAACTAACAAACCGTATCTCAAGATCATTCATGATCATAGAATGAAATGAACACAATAAAAGGATTCTCAACACAAAACAACTTGTTACATACATTCATGGTTTTGAAAATCGGTTCAAACTGGTTGGTCGGACCGGTCAAATTAGAAACCGGAAAGCTTAGCGGATCGGTTAATAAACATAACCTTTGGATTAAAAATTGCTTTTGGACCATTGAACCGGTTGAAAATTGCTTTTTGGACTGTTTAACTGGTCAAGAATAGCTCGATTGAACCGAATTGAAATTCGGTCGGTTCTCACAATGTCTAAACACAACGTTGTTTGggaaaattaaaacaagagaACAAAACCCTAGTTTCCCTAAGTATTCAGCATCTCCTTCTCGTCCTTTACTCCCGAAGCTCAACTCCTTAGCCTCGTCTTCACTGTCAGAGGCGCTCAATCCAGCCCGTCGCATTTGCTTCAAACTGCCGTCTCCAATGCTTAAGCTCGTCTCCTCCATCGTACAACCCCTATTCTGCCGTGCCAATTCTGTTCCTCTACGCTCCAGGCTTCAGCTCTCCTCTACTCTAGTTTCACCGCGCTTTAGCCCTCCGTTTTGCTCCCTCTCCCTCACCTTTGTGCTCTATTATCTGGAATGTATTTTTTTAGTGattgctctttttttttgttttaattattcaattaatcaattattgtGTTATTACTCTGATTATTGTCTTAATGGTTTAGGATTGTTAACTTGTTATTACTGTGAttgttcaatttaatttttcttgttcataCTATGATTTTCTATTCGTGATTTTGTTTAAGTTGTTAAATTTCTAAATTGTTAGGTTGTGTTTTAATTTGCTAAgttatttagatttttaatttgttgaattttctaTTCAAGTCTAATTCTTGTCAATTTACTAAATTGTTATTGTTGTGTACCTATTGTTGTCCTTGAGATAGTTGGGTTGTTGTGTTCTTGCTACTTAATCTACAGATTGAAAGTGTACATGAAATtttagttatcaaaattaaaccgAAGTTTGATTATGTCAAATGACTGGGTTACTAGTCGAATTGTTTAATccattagtaattaaataaataaacatagaaaattataataaaatcataatttaaataataaaaatgaaaatacatTAAGATAATGGTTCACATcacttaaatttaattaaattagatattataatataattcatGCTTTATATATAACATATATGATTATGAGAATTAAATATAACAAAACAATCTTTAGTTTAGAGGCAAGCAATGCTTTAATATGATGGATAATGTTAAAGTGAAGAGTGATGTGTTGGTGACGagtcaaaaattgatttttttaaaataaaaaaatttactgataaaaatttatacatatgtctattctaaatttattaaaaagctttgctcttcatctaattttacttttcactaaaaaaaatttcttatatgatatatataattattagtacCATACGGAATAAGAGAACACTTGGCTTATTGGCAAAACGGGAGCTTTTAAAGCCTTGATCTGTCCAAGGTTCAAGATTCGGTCCTAGTTTTGGTTATTATTTGACATaaaataaactagtaaaaaatatttttgaattaattgGTTTATATTAAGCaacaaaatgtttttaaaatattgttacCACATTCAATATACTTAAAAATGTGAAGTATGAATACTTGAAGAAAGGTAGCCTCCATTAATAGAAACTCTCTTCTTTTGATATGTCCTCGATAGAAACCGTAAAGAAACTTGAATAGGAAACAGATTCAACTCTGTTTGCcttatctttattattatcGTTGTTATTGTCGTCTCTGTCTATGGGATTTTTGAGAGAAGAACAACTTTCGGATTCCTTAGCCTTTCTCCTCTGATTAGGGGAGTAATTGAGATCCCACATTCTTGACTCGTGTAGATTTTGGAATTGGGAAAAAGCAGTGAATGCTTGGATTTCAATGTACATATAGAGATTGCAATAGGTTGGAGATGTATAATTGACATGACATGTCACAGTCGTTGTTGCCATGTAAGCAATATCGTTTGCAATTGCCATCCACCTTGGCTATTTTTGATAACAGAGATCACATTTCTTTATGTTTTGCTAATTTTGTCACATTTTAAAATAGAGGAAATGTTCAAAATGGTCCCTGAATTTTAAATCGGTATTCAATTTAGTCATTGATTTTTATAAATGACCAACTAAATCCCTTAAATTCAGAAACGTGCATCTCCGTTAGTCTCTCGCAAAAGTGTCGTCTAAACGTTGCTGATGTGGAACGTTAACTGCCATGTGGGCATTCCAGCTGTATGCTGATGTGTGCCAAGGttgaatttgattcaaattgGTATATGGAATTACCTAATATTACCCAAATTAGTCCATTTCAATTATAAAACCCTAATTGTCTTCCCTTCTTCAAACTGTATGCTATGTTCTTCTGTTCTTCGACTCTCCTTCTCTTCTCGactctccttctcttcttcgaCCTCTCTTCTTCGCCCTAAAATCCAAATTGATTTCTTGTCTGTGTGGGTGATGATGGGTGGTGGCGAGAGAAGCCAAAGTAGCTCAAGTAGGAACAACTATGCAGGAAGACCTTATGGCAACAAAGGAATGCACAATATGGGAGGTAAGAATGCTGTTTTCTGTAATGACGAGCTTCGAATAGTGATGAAGTACTCAACAACGACAGAAAATCCTAGTAGACCATTTTATGGTTGTCCGAATTATGAGGTAAGGTTATGACTGTGAAGAAAATGTTAAGATGGTTTGAGTTTGAGTTTGGATTCACCTACATTTTTTACTTTGCAGTATAGAAttcattgtaattttttttgctgGGCTGATGGATGTGAAGAACAAGTTTGTGCAACACCCATTCCACTAGAAGTTTTGCATGAGTTAAGTTAGAGGATGACAAGCTTGGAGAGTGATGTTAAGACCGTGAAGATGATGACAATGGTGCTGCTGGCTTCTGTAGTTActtttggtgtgtgtttaggTTTTAGTTTGTCGGGGTTTATATTCAACAAATGATGATtatgttattaaattttaaatttcttaagtGGTACGTAATGTCTTGATGAAGATGGAATGAAACGAAATGAAACACTAATTTGACATGAGTTCAACTTTTGATGCTACACTTATTCTACTAAGATTGTGTTCAACTAAACCAGAAATAgataaatcataacatgaactAAACCAAAAACTTCATTAATTTAACATAACTAATTCCGGAACATGAAACAAGTGTTGTTTGTGCTAAAGCACATTGTGCATAACATACTATCACAACCCAAAACATCATAGGACATAACAACATTCAAATGCCATGCATACAGGTTTCAAAGGTTACATTACAAAAAGACAGGATTGTTTAACCATAGCATTCAACTACAACATGAACTCAAAAAGCCATTACACTTTGTGCTAGTTAGACATTTTTTCTTGGTGGGTTGAATCTTGGAGTTGGAACAAATTTCAAGCAGGATGCC harbors:
- the LOC107469754 gene encoding auxin response factor 17 is translated as MRPSQPRRLPPKAASLDPKIWRACAGASVHIPAVHSRVYYFPQGHLEQAFPPSLHNNHHNHHLNPLIRTLPFVLCRVSSVQFLADPLSDEVFAKLLLSPIAADDRSSSTSEDRLDFNADPPVQVLSVTDVHGATWDFRHIYRGTPRRHLLTTGWSKFVNHKKLVAGDSVVFLKNSQGSLFVGIRRTLRFSAVLKEDRDPWLEEEEEEDNSSDPPVFTRDGRGKVTLKAVAEAAELAARTMPFEVVYYPRAGWSDFVVKAEAVEAAMKAGWCPGMRVKMAVETEDASRMTWFQGTVSSASVPDNGPWRGSPWRMLQVTWDEPEVLQNAKRISPWQVELISTTPTLHTVFPPTKKFRAGALSDLEGDPYFPIAGFTNSTMEHLSQTLLGYNTFPAGMQGARHDLFSPSSFSNFLNDNSHLHMGSSFFGKTTEPMLSTVSTELNIGNCQSGDLSPDSPSSLRSFGPEFTGTNNSNVPKIGSGSFLLFGKIIKPVEVELHDAGCIADDGCKSSTETECIDKPVGHSLTYSTLLRLDVESQQPSQVEACYL